The following DNA comes from Pseudophryne corroboree isolate aPseCor3 chromosome 8, aPseCor3.hap2, whole genome shotgun sequence.
TGTGGAGCTtatagtgcgcccccccccccccccatccgacgacccccccccccccatccgacgAGATGACTGACAGCTGTCACCGGGGATTCAGAGATTACAGCCACCCCGTATGGTCTGGACTCTGGATCATTGCAGTTTTTACTCCATCCCCGGAGCATATGGGGAAGCTGTAATTTCTCCCTCCTAGGTGACTGTGTCACATACACCACTATGCACTGCCATCTAATGTAGTGTGACACCTGCACATGATGCCAGGGGTAAAAGTTCACAAATTACAAATCTGGCAAATACAACATCCTGTCACTATGCAAAAGAAACATAGTTTCTTAGTTAAGTTGTTATTTGTTAGTCAAACAATCCTTAAGAAGTTTGCAGGTGCAGAAGGGTTGAGTCATGGGAAGGGGGAACGCTCTGCAGGGTTACTTAATAGGCTGCAGGGATGTATTAAAGGGGAATGACGCTAGCCAAGGGTGCTGGATCAAGGGGACCTGTCCACTTCATTGTTATTACAGCTACTAATTGAAAATGTACTGCTGACATAACCGATGTTGCCTGTTATTAGTGAGCTGTTAGTGAATATACTGTAGGTTCAGCTGGTAATAAGGCTGCCTTACTGTATGAAGCTGATGGTCCACTATGAAGAGGAGctgtttagttaaaaaaaaaagtactttaTAGGCCTAATTTAGCACAACTACAACTGCAGATGATCGCATGCTGGggtcgcccagcatgctaactgctgcccgcaatcgcaattcaattgcgatcgcatttcAGACCCCACAAAATAAGGGAAGCCCCCtacctgtgcagcctggctgcagacaggcacagcacagcCATCTTTCCTGTCACACGGCCGCCCTGTTAACGGGCCAGACCCGCTTGCGTTTCCATCACTACGTCCTGGTCTGAGTCAGCAGGGGGGAGCTTTGTTTTATTAGGTCTTACACAGGGACTCCTCTAGAGTTAGGAGTACATCCatctaaggggtgtagtatggctgaccggcgttctcctgaccgccggtcagcttaccgacgctgggatcccggcagcataccgacgccgggatcccggcggggaagggcgagtgcagcaagccccttgcgggctcggtggcgaccgtgtcgtggacacccacgagtggaaatagtccctgttggtcggcatgccgaccatcgggatagcgggggtcgggatgctggaggaggtcatgtcaccgtcggtctcccgaccaccaCCCCATCTAAGGGGCACATTTACTAAATGTCAGCTTTTACAAGTTGCAGCTCCTGGGCTGGTGTGAGATTACAAGCAAAACATGGCTGTCATGATTTTGACAGGACAGTCACAATTGATGtgtcacatatggggggggggggggggggggggggttaacaaaAGCTGGCATTTCTGAGTGTATTGGGTTGGGGTGGGGAGGGGGATTTGGGATGATCAACTACAAGATCTAATTTGTCCCAATTTGCCCTGggtgaatgttgggaggtatgcacaaggcAGCATGGAAGATGTACTTTTGTACCTGAAAGGTTCTCTTTTAGTACTCTGTAGATCTCCCCATTAACAGCTAGCATTCTAATGGCTGGTACTGGGAACTACGGGGCAATACAATATGCATTATTTTGCCTTGCAGAAGCACAAACAGATCATACTTTTCTCATATTTGGGGTTTACAGCACACATGGTTTTCTATGTGAAAATGCATGTGCTCAatgcacaatggggctaattcagaccttatcgctagggtgtgttttttgcatccctgcgatcaggtagtcgccgcctacagggggaggggaaatcgctgtgcagaggtgcgatcgcatgtacaggagagctgcacaaacagaaggacttactcttccagtgcgatgatcggggccggagctgacgtcagaaaccctccttccaaacgcctggtccctcctgtgtttctccagacactcctctaaaacggtaatttgccacccacaaacggccacttcctgtcagtcaccttgcgctcGCCTGTGCGATCACATTGTTCGCACCATCCCTTCGCTGCGcaccgacacacctgcgcatttcggtgcatgcgcagttcagaccagatcacccgctgtgcgaaaacgcaccgcagcgatcgggtctgaattaggcccaatatactgaATCATCAGAGAGTGAGAGACATGTATTGAAGGAATTTATATATAAATGATAATGTCCATTTTATCTTTTTAATTCTACAGATGTTTCAATATATAATCCGAGTCATCAGAACAGAACTTTGTTCACTCCTGCTGAGGCCCCATGGGATCTGCACAGGGGACGGAAACCTGTGCGGAGACACCAGCTTGGATCAGCAGTATTTTATATTATTGTGCCCTATTGTTTTTATGGCACCTTTTATATCGTGTTCCATACACCTCCTAGATTGCAAGCTCATTTGCGCAGGACCATCTTACCACCTGATTAATGCCATTATATGTGATTTGTATCATGTCATGATCCCCTCGTTGTACAGCACTGCATAGTATGTCAGCACTACATAAATAAAAAGATAATTATAGTATCTAGCTGCATTGTCTCAGTGGACCTTCCCTGGATTCTCTGAGATACAGACAACTAGCAGTCACTTAGTCATATATTACTTTATATCAAAGGAAAAGTGACAAGACGCTGAGGGGCCTATTCGTCAGCCCTTGATAATTACGTTTTTTTATTTGCATCCGCATGCCGGACAGCGTGGAGACAGCTGATCCGAAAATCATTTGTCTCCGCAAATCATTTCACTGCTACTTTAGTGTGAAAATTAGTAGCAGTGAAATTAGCACTGTCAAGTCTGACCTCAGCagtgctactgtgcatgcatgacCGCGGGTCCACGCATGCACGACCTATGGAGGAagtgctactgtgcatgcatgacTGTGGGTTCACGCATGCACGACCTATGGAGGAagtgctactgtgcatgcatgacTGTGGGTTCACGCATGCACGACCTATGGAGGAAGGAGCCGGATAGTGGTGGAGGTATCTGAACAGAAACTTCTTTGTAAACTGGTGTGCGGGAACAAACGTCATCTGGTAACAGAGTAACATCAGTACTTTGCGGCATGTGTGACTACTACaatgggacctgaatcaggcccaatgctaTCCAAGAAGTGGATAGCACTGTACCCGATTCCTAGCATCTCCCgtcattcatctgggggtcgatctCCAGAACTGGGCGTCCCAGCACAGTGCAAGAGACCTCCATGCTTGAAATCTTCAAACACAGActtaagactttcctgtttactcagcatttcattAATGTCCACTAAGTTCCTAAAAAGTAAAACCCAAATGCTTAGTTCTCTTTTCTGCTAAGATTAATTATATCTGGTGgtgttttttttaatgcaaatgtaaagcactttgagcccTATTGGgactcatatacagtatatgtgttgcCGGACCAGCCCAGTGCCACCGGCCAGATGGTCAGTCCGGCCCTGGTACCACTGACTGTTAAAGATAAATCAGACAGTGCTTTGGAGTATAAGATCAATATGTTCTATGTCTAATTTTAAACACCTTTGAGACATCCATGAGCAGATGTCTGATAGACAGCCGGAAATTAGTGCAACTACAGAAGATGGATTGTTATATGTGTCCCTTAATAGTTGAATACAGGTGAGATATGAGCAGATCTGGTTATATGACGAGtggatggagatatatatatatatatatatatatatatatatatatatatatatatataggcagagtgACAGGGAATGCTGTATGGCTGCCTTTAATAACCCCTTCCCTCTCCTAACTGATGAGAGTTATTATCAAGTAATGTATGATCTGACTGAGGACAGTGACACTGTGATTGGGTGGGTCAGCTGATTAAAAAAATAACCCAGGGGCTTATTCCGCATTGAATGCAAATGGTGATGTTCACGTTAATTAGCTAATTTTGTGATTGCGCAGTCGTCTAAATCTCTAAAAAGTCCCACGGTGTGTGCGCACTAAATAGCAGGACCAATTACTGATTCTGGcatgtattgggcattcctgggccATGACTGGGAGTTGATTATACAGATGCACAAAGATATTTCCGTCTGATAGGTCTGTTATGGGGGAGTATTGCAGGAGTGGTCATACTCTGCAGTCCCAATGATACTTCCAATGGTTGAGTCTGCAGCCTTTCAAAATTGGGCGTCCCAGCCCTTGCGTATTCAGGTGCACACTTCAATGTAAAGTTGCAGACCCGGCTGCAGCAAAAGTCGCCCAAGCAGTCTGCATGAAAGACGTTTACTCATGAAGCTTCTGACAGTATACCTAGACTGTGGAATCCCAACCACTGATTGTGGTGCTCAGCACATGTCTGGATGGGTAAATGTAATGTGTTTGGAAGTAACAGGAGATGTCATTTCATCTGGAAATTAATACTCACTGCCAACTCCAATAGTTACTCTGGTCTCTGGTAGGCAGCTGCGTTGCTGAACATCAGCCAGTAGCCTCTAGGACGACAATCAAGACAGTGACTTGTCAATCTGCTGCGTAGGCTTTACTCCAAGTAACCCTGTACAATGGAAGAAAATTTATTATAGAACAAACTACCTATAGTACGAGTATATACTATGCCTGATATTTATTGCATCATGTTTACCGTAGAggtatatacatttattttttttagactATTTCCTACGTGTGATAAGGGCCAAGTTAATGGAGGAGACAGATTCAGGAGTATGCTAGTAGTATAAAAAGGTACCCTCTGTAGCTTTTAAGAGAAGACCAAAAAGGGAATGTTACGGTCACTTTTCTAGTTTTTATTCCAGGCATTACTTCCTGTTCTACTGACACTATGCTTATGTGGGGATGACAGATCTACCTGTATATCCGTAATGACGAAGACCGCTGCTTTTCACTGCTACTGTGGGGGTTCACTGGGAAAAGAAGGATCTTTATGATGATAAATGTTCTTGCTTCCTTCCCATGAGTATTCACATATATGTAGGCGAATTACAACTAGGCATCATGCAAGCTCTGGGTATGATAGGGATTGAATTTATCACAACTTATAACAATGTTGTGACACTGAAAGATAAACAAGTCTCCCTTGCTTTTATCATCTGACCTTGCTCTCTGGCACATCACACATGGGAGGATAGCTTATTACAGTGGGGAGGAGTATTATGCTGAATCTCCTCCTACCTAAATCCAAAAGTAAATATAAGTCATATGGGGAACCATAAGTCAGACACTTCAGAACTATCATCATGGACTTCCAGCCATGGAAAGACTACCTACAGCTggcctcagtgatccagaagatggCAAGACTGGATATTTCAGAATCGCATCCTGCCACAGATCACCTGCTCGATCCTCCCAAGACCCCAAAGGTCAACACTAAGGATGAAGGTCACATCCACTCAAAGGTGCAACTTCTCACCTACTCTCAAGCTCAACTGAAGTTCCTATGCACTGACTCTGAAACTCAGCTGGACTCCTTAGCTCACCAAAAAGCCAAGCCACGGgggaaaatg
Coding sequences within:
- the NANOS2 gene encoding nanos homolog 2; translation: MDFQPWKDYLQLASVIQKMARLDISESHPATDHLLDPPKTPKVNTKDEGHIHSKVQLLTYSQAQLKFLCTDSETQLDSLAHQKAKPRGKMCHFCKHNGESHNVYTGHNLKDEQGRIICPVLQMYTCTLCGATGESSHTKKYCPMNNNKILYKKSGRNCALRKVKR